The following are encoded together in the Bos taurus isolate L1 Dominette 01449 registration number 42190680 breed Hereford chromosome 17, ARS-UCD2.0, whole genome shotgun sequence genome:
- the SEC14L6 gene encoding putative SEC14-like protein 6 isoform X5 encodes MKFRKQQDLDNILAWQPSEVVRLYEPSGFCGHDREGSPVWYHIIRGLDLKGLLLSVSKQELLRFNFWSLELLLRDCEQQSQKLGKKVEKISTVFDFEGLSLRHLWKPGVELVQEFFSALEANYPEILKNLIVVKAPKLFPVAFNLIKPYITEETRRKVLILGGNWKQELLKFISPDQLPVEFGGTMTDPDGNPKCLTKINYGGDVPQHYFLRNHVRVQYDHQATVGRGSSLQVDNEILFPGCVLRWQFGSDGGDIGFGVFLKTKMGERQRAAEMTEVLASQRYNAHMVPEDGSLTCTEAGVCECWQGWLLLDLGVGGRCTACIRSHQVGALAPGSRVWQWHPGLVPAQEGEVPGGRPL; translated from the exons ATGAAGTTCCGGAAGCAACAAGATCTGGACAACATCCTCGCGTGGCAGCCCTCAGAG GTGGTCAGGCTGTACGAGCCCAGTGGCTTCTGCGGCCATGACAGGGAGGGTAGCCCCGTCTGGTACCACATCATCAGGGGCCTGGATCTCAAGGGCCTCCTCCTCTCCGTCTCCAAACAAGAGCTGCTCAGATTCAACTTCTGGAGCCTGGAGCTGCTCCTGCGAGACTGTGAGCAGCAGAGCCAGAAG TTggggaagaaagtggagaaaatctCGACTGTTTTTGATTTCGAGGGGCTGAGCCTGAGACATCTGTGGAAGCCAGGAGTGGAGCTTGTCCAGGAG TTTTTCTCAGCACTTGAGGCAAACTACCCTGAGATTTTGAAGAATTTAATTGTTGTGAAAG CCCCCAAGCTCTTCCCGGTGGCCTTCAACCTGATCAAGCCGTACATCACTGAGGAGACGCGCAGGAAGGTGCTGATCCTTGGAG GCAACTGGAAGCAAGAGTTGCTGAAATTCATCAGCCCCGACCAGCTGCCCGTGGAGTTTGGGGGGACCATGACCGACCCCGATGGCAACCCCAAGTGCCTGACCAAG ATCAACTACGGGGGTGACGTGCCCCAGCATTACTTCCTGCGCAACCACGTGAGGGTGCAGTACGACCACCAGGCGACCGTGGGCCGGGGCTCCTCCCTGCAGGTGGACAACGAGATCCTGTTCCCGGGCTGCGTGCTCAG GTGGCAGTTTGGGTCGGACGGAGGGGACATAGGCTTCGGGGTTTTCCTGAAGACCAAGATGGGGGAGCGGCAGCGGGCCGCGGAGATGACGGAGGTGCTGGCCAGCCAGCGCTACAACGCCCACATGGTGCCCGAGGACGGGAGCCTCACCTGCACGGAAGCCGGCGTCTGTGAGTGTTGGCAGGGATGGCTCCTCCTGGACCTGGGCGTGGGGGGCAGGTGCACTGCGTGCATCAGGTCCCACCAGGTAGGGGCCCTGGCTCCGGGCTCTCGGGTGTGGCAGTGGCACCCAGGTCTAGTACCTGCACAGGAGGGCGAGGTCCCAGGTGGGCGTCCTCTCTGA
- the SEC14L6 gene encoding putative SEC14-like protein 6 isoform X4: protein MLRKHMKFRKQQDLDNILAWQPSEVVRLYEPSGFCGHDREGSPVWYHIIRGLDLKGLLLSVSKQELLRFNFWSLELLLRDCEQQSQKLGKKVEKISTVFDFEGLSLRHLWKPGVELVQEFFSALEANYPEILKNLIVVKAPKLFPVAFNLIKPYITEETRRKVLILGGNWKQELLKFISPDQLPVEFGGTMTDPDGNPKCLTKINYGGDVPQHYFLRNHVRVQYDHQATVGRGSSLQVDNEILFPGCVLRWQFGSDGGDIGFGVFLKTKMGERQRAAEMTEVLASQRYNAHMVPEDGSLTCTEAGVCECWQGWLLLDLGVGGRCTACIRSHQVGALAPGSRVWQWHPGLVPAQEGEVPGGRPL, encoded by the exons CACATGAAGTTCCGGAAGCAACAAGATCTGGACAACATCCTCGCGTGGCAGCCCTCAGAG GTGGTCAGGCTGTACGAGCCCAGTGGCTTCTGCGGCCATGACAGGGAGGGTAGCCCCGTCTGGTACCACATCATCAGGGGCCTGGATCTCAAGGGCCTCCTCCTCTCCGTCTCCAAACAAGAGCTGCTCAGATTCAACTTCTGGAGCCTGGAGCTGCTCCTGCGAGACTGTGAGCAGCAGAGCCAGAAG TTggggaagaaagtggagaaaatctCGACTGTTTTTGATTTCGAGGGGCTGAGCCTGAGACATCTGTGGAAGCCAGGAGTGGAGCTTGTCCAGGAG TTTTTCTCAGCACTTGAGGCAAACTACCCTGAGATTTTGAAGAATTTAATTGTTGTGAAAG CCCCCAAGCTCTTCCCGGTGGCCTTCAACCTGATCAAGCCGTACATCACTGAGGAGACGCGCAGGAAGGTGCTGATCCTTGGAG GCAACTGGAAGCAAGAGTTGCTGAAATTCATCAGCCCCGACCAGCTGCCCGTGGAGTTTGGGGGGACCATGACCGACCCCGATGGCAACCCCAAGTGCCTGACCAAG ATCAACTACGGGGGTGACGTGCCCCAGCATTACTTCCTGCGCAACCACGTGAGGGTGCAGTACGACCACCAGGCGACCGTGGGCCGGGGCTCCTCCCTGCAGGTGGACAACGAGATCCTGTTCCCGGGCTGCGTGCTCAG GTGGCAGTTTGGGTCGGACGGAGGGGACATAGGCTTCGGGGTTTTCCTGAAGACCAAGATGGGGGAGCGGCAGCGGGCCGCGGAGATGACGGAGGTGCTGGCCAGCCAGCGCTACAACGCCCACATGGTGCCCGAGGACGGGAGCCTCACCTGCACGGAAGCCGGCGTCTGTGAGTGTTGGCAGGGATGGCTCCTCCTGGACCTGGGCGTGGGGGGCAGGTGCACTGCGTGCATCAGGTCCCACCAGGTAGGGGCCCTGGCTCCGGGCTCTCGGGTGTGGCAGTGGCACCCAGGTCTAGTACCTGCACAGGAGGGCGAGGTCCCAGGTGGGCGTCCTCTCTGA